A stretch of the Vigna radiata var. radiata cultivar VC1973A chromosome 7, Vradiata_ver6, whole genome shotgun sequence genome encodes the following:
- the LOC106765855 gene encoding L-lactate dehydrogenase A, whose product MHKSASGSTLGPGGLDLTQAFFKPIANAAPPSTTKQHTKISVIGVGNVGMAIAQTILTQDLTDELVLVDTNADKLRGEMLDLQHAAAFLPRTKIHSSTDSSVTAGSDLCIVTAGARQIPGESRLNLLHRNLSLFRAIIPPLVRHSPDTTLLIVSNPVDILTYVAWKLSGFPSNRVIGSGTNLDSSRFRFLIADHLDVNAQDVQAYIVGEHGDSSVALWSSISVGGVPVLSFLDKQQIPYEKETLENIHKSVVDSAYEVISLKGYTSWAIGYSVANLARSILRDQRKIHPVSVLAKGFYGIDGEVFLSLPAQLGRGGILGVTNVHLNLEETQRLVDSAKTILEVQTQLGI is encoded by the exons ATGCACAAGAGCGCTTCAGGATCCACGTTGGGCCCGGGGGGCCTCGACCTAACTCAGGCCTTCTTCAAGCCCATCGCCAATGCTGCCCCTCCCTCTACCACCAAGCAACACACCAAGATCTCCGTCATCGGCGTTGGTAACGTCGGAATGGCCATCGCTCAGACCATCCTCACCCAGGACCTCACCGACGAGCTCGTCCTCGTCGATACCAACGCCGACAAGCTCCGCGGCGAGATGCTCGACCTCCAGCACGCCGCCGCCTTCCTCCCCCGCACCAAGATCCACTCCTCCACTGACTCTTCCGTCACTGCCGGCTCCGATCTCTGCATCGTCACCGCCGGCGCCCGCCAAATCCCCGGTGAGTCCCGCCTCAACCTGCTCCACCGGAACCTTTCCCTCTTCCGCGCCATCATACCCCCGCTTGTTCGTCACTCCCCCGACACCACTCTCCTCATCGTTTCCAACCCTGTCGACATCCTCACCTACGTCGCCTGGAAGCTTTCGGGTTTCCCCTCCAACCGGGTCATTGGGTCGGGCACCAATTTGGACTCCTCTCGCTTCCGTTTCCTCATCGCCGATCACCTCGACGTCAACGCCCAGGACGTACAG GCTTATATTGTAGGAGAGCATGGAGATAGTTCGGTGGCATTATGGTCTAGCATTAGCGTTGGGGGTGTTCCAGTGCTGAGTTTTTTGGACAAGCAGCAGATTCCGTACGAGAAAGAGACACTGGAGAATATACATAAGTCAGTGGTAGATAGTGCGTATGAAGTGATCAGCTTGAAAGGGTACACGTCCTGGGCAATAGGGTACTCAGTGGCTAACTTGGCCCGCTCCATTCTGAGGGACCAAAGAAAGATCCATCCTGTGTCTGTTCTTGCTAAGGGGTTTTACGGCATCGATGGTGAAGTGTTCTTGAGTTTGCCAGCACAGCTTGGTAGAGGAGGCATACTGGGTGTCACCAATGTCCACTTGAACCTAGAGGAGACGCAGAGGCTTGTAGATTCAGCCAAGACCATCCTCGAAGTGCAGACTCAATTgggtatttaa
- the LOC106765859 gene encoding NADH dehydrogenase [ubiquinone] 1 beta subcomplex subunit 8, mitochondrial, whose amino-acid sequence MAGRLTNAASRILGGNGVVYRSVASSLRLRSGMGLPVGKHYIPDKPLPMNEELLWDNGTPFPEPCIDRIADTVGKYEALAWLCGGLSFFASLGLLAVWNDKASKIPFTPKVYPYDNLRVELGGEP is encoded by the exons ATGGCAGGGAGATTGACGAACGCAGCATCAAGGATCTTGGGCGGAAACGGTGTCGTTTACCGATCTGTTGCTTCCTCTCTTCGCCTCCGCTCCGGCATGGGTCTCCCAGTCGGCAAGCACTATATTCCTGACAAACCT CTTCCCATGAATGAGGAACTTCTGTGGGACAACGGGACACCATTTCCCGAACCTTGCATAGATCGTATTGCTGACACTGTTGGAAAG taTGAAGCATTGGCCTGGCTGTGTGGGGGATTGAGCTTTTTTGCGTCTCTGGGATTGTTGGCTGTGTGGAATGACAAAGCCTCCAAGATACCGTTT ACACCCAAAGTATATCCGTATGACAATCTGCGAGTGGAGCTTGGTGGTGAACCATAG